attgatgactgtaaacatgctgcctggtcagataaatcttttttaaaattgTATAGAGCTGATGgtcatgtacaggtatggagacagactcatgaatccatggacactgtatCTCATCAAggatctgttcaagctggtggaagctctgtaatagtgtgaggcatgtgcagttggagtggtatggagcccctgataagtctagacgtgactctgacaggtgatgtgtatgtaatcatcctgtctgatcttatgcatccatttatgtccatcgaGCCTTCCAATGGGCTTGGGCAGttgcagcaagacaatgcgactcccaacacatccagaattgctacaccgtggctccaggaacactctttttgagtttaaacactgctgctgcccaccaaactccccacatgtgaacattattgaacatatctcggatgccttgcaatgtgctgttcagaacagatctctacCTCTTCGTACTCAGGATTCAGGTTGTCAGTTCAGTGcctcccagcactacttcagacattagttgagtctataccatgtcatgttgcggcacttctgcatgctcatgggggccctacacgatattaagtaggtgtaccactttctttggctcttcattgcatATGCAAGAAATATGTATCTTTTGCATTAATTCTGTTATGATATCTCAGTGTCTGATAATTTATACCATCCACGAATGTAGCATTTGTTGatttatatatatcaccagttgtttaTAGCAAGTTTACTTACATTTCTGTCATTTATTACATGCCTGCATCTCCCAGTTTTCATGACTCTGAAGTTGTACTCATGTTTATTCATGTGGAAAAAAAACTCATTGGCAGTTGGTCTCATCACCAAATATGTATTAATTTTAACTTGTTGCTAATGGCTTTGTAGCTCTCAAGGACCATCCCATGTCTTACATTTCGTTTCTTTCATGTCAGTGTACTCATGTGTAGTTGAAAGCATATTTTGTGTTGTACTAGGATctttgtttgtcatcttctttgtTCACATATGGAAATCTTCTTCCGTGATTCATCATGTAATTTGAGGGGATTGGTATTTTTGAttcagtattgtgtaaaaattttctGATTGAACTGTGTGATAAGGTTGCATCGTGTTGATTTATTAGTGTTCAGTTGAGCTGTTGGATGTGTTCCATTTGAATAGTAGTTATCTTGTATCAGggatgaatgaaaagtaatgcctccaccttcattaattgggtttggatgggaatattgtaataaatcaaacgcagaaataatccttagaatgtgatctttaattaccaatattcacttttccacataatcaccagtcaattggatacatttctgccaacaatgaataagttttctgaagccatcatggAAGAAGTCAACACTTTGTTTCCGCAACCactgtctcacagttctctcaacgtcttcatcagaagcataatgatgtacccgcagatcgtcttttattatcgggaacagatagaagtcagatggtgctaaatttggactgtatggaggatgccgtatggtggtgagattcagtctctgaagttctgcagtGGTAGCACATgaggtgtgtggtttggcattgtcatgctgcaggaaaacatttccctttctcTTTCAGACCCAACAAcatacagtactcacatcaacacagtcaccataaactgctttcattctctgatgcacctcctttgggatgacaccttctgctgtcaagaattcaatgactgcagcCGATTTGGAGTGGTGTATGCTAAAAATGCCATGCATGTTTATACTGTTATGCTACGTTCTATTTAAATTGCCATATATCACACAGTATTCACTTTAAAGATATGAAAAAATTACCACTTATCCATAAAAGTATGTAGAATATTATGGCTTACACAGATTATGATAATGTTTCAAATGAATTTGATTGtgacagtccaaataaaatattttttaaaaaagtattataaATCTGACTTTGATTCCATGTATATAACACTGTGCTTCAATTTAAGAAGGCTAACTACAGTCCATAGAATCTACACACATTTCTGAGTAAAGTGACATGAGGGATATGATATTTATGTTATTATTTAGaaagataataattatttatttgaagaGAACATTACAGAATTTCCATGGCTACAGTATGACTTAGCATTTGTGTTTAGGAAAACATTCACCATGCAACCCCTTATTACAACCATTACAAACAGTTCTTGACCCTCTTTTCCTTCCCTGACTGGTATACACACAGCATCTTGACTCTTTATTCTCTGGAAGTTTTCTCAAACCCGGAGCACCACGAGGGTCATCAATTGCATTTTTTTCTTGCAATCATTCATCTGACAAGGCTTCAATTATCATTACAGTATATACATATCTGGAAACAAATTTCCTTCCCTTACTATGCTCTTTGTATAATATGTAAGAGTTCAGTACCATTCTTAACATTATGTTAAAAGCTACCTTCTTCCAGTAACGAAGAGTTAGCCTCTCATCCAAATACGCATACAGCATCATGTCGGATGTGTCTATTCCACCAATATACTGGTTGTACTGGTGTATTATTTCTGgcttttttactgttttatttttattttggacttCAATGTCACCAGCACCAACTTTACTTGACAATAAGAGAACGGGGGTATGCTGGGATTTTTTCTCTCCGTACACACATGCTAGTATTGGACCTGACTTACAATACATCCTTTCTCCAATTCCAAATTTCTTTCTAAATTGCTCTGGCAAATATTTCCTGTTTTTTCTTACAGTGCCAGTAATGCATGTACCTAGTTTGTAGAGACTTTTTACAAGTGGTACTGACATGAAAAAGTTGTCCACAAAGATGTGATATCCCTTGTTCAAATAACTGCCCAAACGCAGTACCTTCtgaacaacacagtaacctaagccATGTCTTGCAATCTCAGCCTTATCTTCTTGGCTTTTGCCACCTCTGTATGTATAAAATCCAAGACAGTAGTGCATTATAGAGTCACACAGCATCCAGAATTTGACTCCTCATTGGTGGTGGTGTTTGTTTGGCAAATACTGTAATAGGGAAGTGTGACATTTAGTGCCAACTAGACTCTCATCAATACTAAGTTGTTCATGAGGTGTGTAATGATGTCTAAATATATTATTAGCATGATGTACCAATGGCTGGTACCTGATACACAGGTCATAATGAGGATGGCCTGGTGCTGGACATTTCTCACTATCCACAAGATGAAAGAATTTCATCAGATGCCTAAATTGGTGGGCAGAAAACATTTTACCAAACCATGGAAATGCCTGTGACGGTTTTATGCTCCAGTATGATAGCATTGTGGGCCTTTTATTGAGTCCCATATTTAGTAAGCAAGCAATAAAACCTCTTACCTCGGTACTTGTTACGTTCTTCCATTTCTTATACGGTTTGGACAATGTAGCAAGTTTAGTTATAAACTGTTTAGCTGAGTGATTCGTATCAGTTACAATAAGCTGCAGCAACGTCCTAGTAAAGAATAGATTGAAATATTCTATCACAGGAGATCCTACTGGTGGCATATGTTTTGGTCCTGGCAGCTCTTGAAATGGATGTGGTAATGGCTGTAGTGTTTCAGGCACACGTACTTCAGTATATTGTACATCTTCCATTTTGTCTTCACTTTCGTTCACAATATCGTCAAGTACATCTTAGCTTTCGCTAAAACACTCTGTTTCACTAGTACATTCTAAAAGTTCACAAATTTCTTCATCGGTAAGTCCTCTGCTGTGGCCTGGTGTAGGtcacatttttcacaaaaaatggaGAAAATAAACAAACTGTAAACACAGAAACACAGAAACAACGATAAATAACAGTACTGCGATAGAGCATTACCTTGACTTTCAAAGGGTTAAATCGCATTGACTGATGTCTgctcagggttccatactttacactgtaacaacacaactgttcaatgttaaggcttcccgccaaatggagctgtagagaagaggctacggtaCAAACCAGCAcgtgccacataccaatgctgccagctgttgaagagttacaaaggcggaggcattacttttcagtcagcccTCATATTTAGGGTTATCTTTCTTCATGTAAGATTTCCCATCTCGGTGCGTAGTGTGTAAAATGATTGGGATCATGTTTATGTGGCTATGTTGTAGAATGTATGTATTTCTGTGTCCACATCTGTTCCTGTGATTGTGCATGTTTATAGAGTATGGACATGTTTCTTCATGATGCAAAattttctttcttgattcttcatgtaacatCAGTTTACCTTGTGCAGTGtcgctattgaaaaaaaaaaaagtattataatGTAAATAGCACATAGAGCTCTTCACAACTCTGGAGATATACAGTTGTACGTTCTCTGCAGTATGACTCTTTCAGAGTTTGAAAGCCATTAGCTTTGTTGCAGATCACAGTGTTTGAATATGTGATGTCCGCAATGACAGCTTTTTTTGTGTGGTGACATAGTTGGGATTCACATATTCGGATTTATCAGTTATTGTGTTTTCTTTACCAATAATACAATAATATATGTAAGAAAGATGTATGATTTGCATTAATTCTGTTTTGATATCTCAGTGTGAAATAATTTATTCCACCCATGAAACCACTTAATGAGTTATACAAGTCACCAGTTGTTTACAGCAAGTTTATGTACATATTTGTTATATATTATTCTTATAACATTTGCAACTTCCAGATTCACAGGCTCTGAAGCTGTACTTATGTTTGTTGAAGTGGAAAACACTCATCAGTGTAGGTGTCATTACCATATATACATTAATATTAATTTATAGCTAATGGCTTTGCAGCTCTCAGTGACTGTCTCATAACCTTCATTCATGTCTTTTGTCACTGTACTCGTGTGTGGTTGTAAGAATGTTTGTGTTGTGCTCGACTCATTATTTGTGTAagttcattttctttctttatgtcttGAAATCTTCCTTCTTGATTCTTCATATAATTTGAGGTAGCAGTATTTTAATTCTATATTCTGTAAAAAATTGTAATTGAATTACGTTACTTTTTCAGTGTCCACTTGAACTGTTTGATATGTGGTTACTGAATAGTATTGATCTTCTGTATTAGGGGCATCTTTCTTCTTGTAAAgtctttttctttgttgtttcatCATCTTGTTTGAGTTGTTAATACTTTACAGTGAGCAGGGTGTAAGATGATAGTCGCTGAGTTTATGTGGCAAGGTTGTAGTGTGTCTATGGCTGTGTCCGAATGTGTTGGTGTAAGTGTGTTTGTTGTAGAGAGTAACTTTTTGTTTGAAggtacatatttcttcatgagacaagaccttctctcttgattcttcttgtCATATTTGAGTCAGAGCTAAGAAATATGTTTCCAAATGAACTTGATGAAACAACTTGACAATACAAGGTGGAAGATGTTTGTGCTGAAATGACGAGCGTATCTTGTACTGTCTCCCTCATGAAAAGTAGCATAATGTCCAGATTAACCATTTAATCATTTTggcctattttcattttcttcagtgtTTCAACAAATTTCTGCAAGTTTACAACATGGTGTTCACAATGTCCCAGTTTCGGTGTTAATAATCCTGCAAGATGATTTGGTGGACTGTTGGTGGGCAAGCAGAATTCACTAACAATGCATGTAAGATGGAACTTTTGCTTACATATGTTCAGGAATCCATAGAGCCTGAGTAGTCAGGTAGCTGGTGgcattaatttcttcaccactttgTCTGGTAAACCAGAGTCCTTTAATAACCACCCTCTCTTCATGACTATGGCCTGTGTTGTATCGCAACTGAGCTTCCAGTATGCATCATCTTCTCATAAACGTAGCATATTCAGATTGTAG
This DNA window, taken from Schistocerca piceifrons isolate TAMUIC-IGC-003096 chromosome 4, iqSchPice1.1, whole genome shotgun sequence, encodes the following:
- the LOC124796209 gene encoding piggyBac transposable element-derived protein 4-like → MEDVQYTEVRVPETLQPLPHPFQELPGPKHMPPVGSPVIEYFNLFFTRTLLQLIVTDTNHSAKQFITKLATLSKPYKKWKNVTSTEVRGFIACLLNMGLNKRPTMLSYWSIKPSQAFPWFGKMFSAHQFRHLMKFFHLVDSEKCPAPGHPHYDLCIRYQPLVHHANNIFRHHYTPHEQLSIDESLVGTKCHTSLLQYLPNKHHHQ